A stretch of the Lolium perenne isolate Kyuss_39 chromosome 3, Kyuss_2.0, whole genome shotgun sequence genome encodes the following:
- the LOC127345011 gene encoding uncharacterized protein, which translates to MAEIFGSAVASESVSRIFSIISGNPRENGSREDNAERIEFAVLKIHSVVAVSEDWQILHQPLLSWKARLKCAAKEGDGILRAYRRRSTERQRDERTAISLQAISTARKRIARAAKRFVPFGFGRGDDVDADQISDATVRRFERLAGVADEFFRYVQFGGRPRSLIMASSFKVPTELLLAGKTLEYSIRNGSMEALLLLHPFDVGRRKEIFLFLSYGDTTSWQKNFILSVRFRLLTSDILDIVMSSLELLPPQFGAACVTTREFAREFLAQETRYSINPSSMSTWCIHMSQRFYYDSIENPSAATGDKPQLPLPIIRVDARCFTLPPNGPSHTPAEDDLPLRLVCHVDPHLVPKSYSEHYDQIDLETLQELFPKVTNEGAHARKGNWWCPLTSTYLFVEPQFSVPPPTLQQMYLLENSERAV; encoded by the coding sequence ATGGCCGAAATATTTGGATCCGCGGTTGCCAGCGAGTCTGTGAGCAGAATTTTCTCGATCATATCAGGCAATCCGAGGGAGAATGGGAGCAGAGAGGACAACGCTGAGAGAATAGAGTTTGCAGTGCTAAAGATCCACAGCGttgttgccgtctccgaagattgGCAGATACTCCACCAACCATTGCTCAGCTGGAAGGCCAGACTGAAGTGCGCTGCGAAGGAAGGCGATGGCATCTTGCGCGCTTACAGGAGGAGGTCCACGGAGCGCCAACGGGACGAGAGAACTGCGATCAGCCTGCAGGCTATTTCTACCGCCCGTAAGCGCATCGCTCGAGCGGCGAAACGCTTCGTGCCATTTGGATTTGGCCGCGGCGATGACGTCGACGCGGACCAGATCAGCGATGCGACGGTGCGGAGGTTCGAGAGGCTAGCGGGCGTCGCCGACGAGTTCTTCAGGTACGTCCAGTTCGGAGGCCGTCCAAGGAGTTTGATCATGGCATCGTCCTTCAAAGTCCCCACGGAGCTCCTGCTTGCAGGCAAGACACTTGAATATTCCATCAGGAATGGCAGCATGGAGGCTCTCCTCTTGCTTCATCCATTCGATGTGGGTCGCCGGAAAGAGATATTCCTCTTTCTCTCCTACGGGGACACCACGTCGTGGCAGAAGAACTTCATACTCTCTGTGAGGTTCCGGCTTCTTACATCTGACATCTTGGACATCGTCATGTCCTCCTTGGAACTACTGCCTCCCCAGTTCGGTGCTGCCTGCGTAACCACAAGGGAATTCGCCAGGGAGTTTCTCGCGCAGGAAACAAGATACTCCATCAACCCATCGTCTATGTCGACGTGGTGCATCCACATGTCACAGAGGTTTTACTATGATTCCATTGAGAATCCAAGTGCTGCCACCGGCGACAAGCCGCAGCTGCCGTTGCCGATCATTCGAGTCGATGCCAGGTGCTTCACCTTGCCGCCGAATGGCCCGTCACACACACCTGCAGAAGACGACCTGCCACTGAGACTGGTATGCCATGTCGATCCCCACCTTGTGCCGAAGAGTTACTCCGAGCACTACGACCAGATCGACCTAGAAACACTCCAAGAGCTGTTTCCCAAGGTGACAAACGAAGGAGCGCATGCGCGCAAAGGGAACTGGTGGTGTCCTCTTACCTCGACGTATTTGTTTGTGGAACCACAGTTTTCGGTGCCACCGCCTACATTGCAACAGATGTACCTGTTGGAAAATTCTGAAAGAGCCGTGTAA
- the LOC127345010 gene encoding uncharacterized protein At3g49140 isoform X2, translating to MSAAATINWIRAPFDTRRVHDFSSIRCRNTFGSMQPCWLATDQDSSLSKVRVAADYSDSMPDSKYMTDRGYHPLEEIKERPKKKDLSLTDVETARTVVEANSKGVLVFPARVHNEPHGHVTWSEFPYVVDDYGDIFFQVPDNGNILEDDDANNPVTVLIGTDGAIIGETSVVTSDFSDQMDVEDSMDMRDDYRKVDTEIMDILIEWGMPVTMRSIHPIYFAKCLTKAVHDNHGEKMDNPSNGLSIVGYLRPVYIEEESYLRTLFHAEYKADGYSSDWRGEYKRESQPASGTNGLLDDDKSRLDINDVGSSIDSTIYKLEIMTIELFSIYGKQLIIDPQDFQDAEPDVLSNYASDIIKRIEENSDQCTVALRSLCSRKKGLTVEEASLIGVDSLGIDVRVFSGLEARTVRFSFNAQALSERSAEKKIRRMLFPRYRKTVKAPAEDDC from the exons ATGTCGGCAGCGGCCACTATAAACTGGATTAGAGCCCCATTTGACACCCGGAGAGTTCATGACTTCTCTAGTATAAG atGCCGAAACACTTTTGGATCAATGCAGCCTTGCTGGTTGGCAACTGATCAGGATTCGTCCCTCTCCAAAGTTCGTGTGGCTGCAGATTACTCAGACTCAATGCCAGATTCCAAGTACATGACAGACCGCGGATACCATCCTCTTGAAGAAATTAAAGAACGTCCAAAGAAAAAAGACCTTTCGCTGACAGATGTAGAAACTGCTAGAACAGTAGTAGAG GCAAATAGCAAGGGAGTGCTCGTATTTCCTGCCAGGGTGCATAATGAACCCCATGGACATGTTACTTGGTCGGAGTTCCCGTATGTTGTTGACGACTATGGAG ACATTTTCTTTCAAGTACCTGATAATGGGAACATCTTGGAAGATGATGATGCAAACAATCCTGTG ACAGTTTTGATTGGAACAGACGGTGCCATTATTGGAGAAACTAGCGTGGTAACAAGCGATTTCAGTGACCAGATGGACGTTGAGGATTCTATGGACATGCGTGATGACTACAGAAAG GTTGATACAGAAATAATGGATATTCTTATAGAGTGGGGAATGCCAGTAACAATGCGTTCAATACATCCTATATATTTTGCCAAGTGTTTGACAAAG GCTGTTCATGATAATCACGGGGAGAAGATGGATAATCCATCAAATGGTCTATCAATTGTAGGATACCTGAGACCTGTTTATATAGAAGAAGAATCTTATTTGAGAACTTTATTTCATGCTGAATACAAAGCTGATGGTTATTCTTCTGACTGGAGAG GGGAATACAAAAGAGAATCCCAGCCAGCTTCTGGAACAAACGGCCTACTAG ATGATGATAAATCGAGATTGGACATCAATGATGTGGGAAGTAGCATTGATTCAACCATATACAAGCTGGAAATAATGACAATTGAGCTGTTTTCCATCTATGGGAAGCAG TTGATCATTGATCCACAAGACTTTCAAGATGCAGAACCAGATGTTCTTTCAAATTATGCTTCAGACATTATAAAACGCATAGAAGAAAACAGTGATCAGTGTACTGTGGCTCTAAGGTCCCTCTGTAGCAGGAAAAAGGGCCTTACAGTAGAG GAGGCAAGCTTGATTGGCGTCGATAGTCTTGGTATCGATGTAAGAGTTTTTTCTGGCTTGGAAGCTCGGACTGTTCGATTTTCATTCAACGCGCAG GCGCTATCTGAACGTTCAGCCGAAAAGAAAATCAGGCGAATGCTTTTCCCACGCTATCGCAAGACCGTGAAAGCTCCCGCTGAAGATGATTGTTAG
- the LOC127345010 gene encoding uncharacterized protein At3g49140 isoform X1, producing the protein MSAAATINWIRAPFDTRRVHDFSSISFRCRNTFGSMQPCWLATDQDSSLSKVRVAADYSDSMPDSKYMTDRGYHPLEEIKERPKKKDLSLTDVETARTVVEANSKGVLVFPARVHNEPHGHVTWSEFPYVVDDYGDIFFQVPDNGNILEDDDANNPVTVLIGTDGAIIGETSVVTSDFSDQMDVEDSMDMRDDYRKVDTEIMDILIEWGMPVTMRSIHPIYFAKCLTKAVHDNHGEKMDNPSNGLSIVGYLRPVYIEEESYLRTLFHAEYKADGYSSDWRGEYKRESQPASGTNGLLDDDKSRLDINDVGSSIDSTIYKLEIMTIELFSIYGKQLIIDPQDFQDAEPDVLSNYASDIIKRIEENSDQCTVALRSLCSRKKGLTVEEASLIGVDSLGIDVRVFSGLEARTVRFSFNAQALSERSAEKKIRRMLFPRYRKTVKAPAEDDC; encoded by the exons ATGTCGGCAGCGGCCACTATAAACTGGATTAGAGCCCCATTTGACACCCGGAGAGTTCATGACTTCTCTAGTATAAG ttttagatGCCGAAACACTTTTGGATCAATGCAGCCTTGCTGGTTGGCAACTGATCAGGATTCGTCCCTCTCCAAAGTTCGTGTGGCTGCAGATTACTCAGACTCAATGCCAGATTCCAAGTACATGACAGACCGCGGATACCATCCTCTTGAAGAAATTAAAGAACGTCCAAAGAAAAAAGACCTTTCGCTGACAGATGTAGAAACTGCTAGAACAGTAGTAGAG GCAAATAGCAAGGGAGTGCTCGTATTTCCTGCCAGGGTGCATAATGAACCCCATGGACATGTTACTTGGTCGGAGTTCCCGTATGTTGTTGACGACTATGGAG ACATTTTCTTTCAAGTACCTGATAATGGGAACATCTTGGAAGATGATGATGCAAACAATCCTGTG ACAGTTTTGATTGGAACAGACGGTGCCATTATTGGAGAAACTAGCGTGGTAACAAGCGATTTCAGTGACCAGATGGACGTTGAGGATTCTATGGACATGCGTGATGACTACAGAAAG GTTGATACAGAAATAATGGATATTCTTATAGAGTGGGGAATGCCAGTAACAATGCGTTCAATACATCCTATATATTTTGCCAAGTGTTTGACAAAG GCTGTTCATGATAATCACGGGGAGAAGATGGATAATCCATCAAATGGTCTATCAATTGTAGGATACCTGAGACCTGTTTATATAGAAGAAGAATCTTATTTGAGAACTTTATTTCATGCTGAATACAAAGCTGATGGTTATTCTTCTGACTGGAGAG GGGAATACAAAAGAGAATCCCAGCCAGCTTCTGGAACAAACGGCCTACTAG ATGATGATAAATCGAGATTGGACATCAATGATGTGGGAAGTAGCATTGATTCAACCATATACAAGCTGGAAATAATGACAATTGAGCTGTTTTCCATCTATGGGAAGCAG TTGATCATTGATCCACAAGACTTTCAAGATGCAGAACCAGATGTTCTTTCAAATTATGCTTCAGACATTATAAAACGCATAGAAGAAAACAGTGATCAGTGTACTGTGGCTCTAAGGTCCCTCTGTAGCAGGAAAAAGGGCCTTACAGTAGAG GAGGCAAGCTTGATTGGCGTCGATAGTCTTGGTATCGATGTAAGAGTTTTTTCTGGCTTGGAAGCTCGGACTGTTCGATTTTCATTCAACGCGCAG GCGCTATCTGAACGTTCAGCCGAAAAGAAAATCAGGCGAATGCTTTTCCCACGCTATCGCAAGACCGTGAAAGCTCCCGCTGAAGATGATTGTTAG